CGGCACTTGCTATATGGGAGCCACCTCCGCGGTGGCTCACCGCGGTTTCTATAACACGGAGACTGCAATGCAAAAAAAGCGCCCCCTCACGCTGTATATCCTTGTCGCGATGCTGCTCGGCATCGCGGTGGGCTATGCCTGTCACACCGTTTTCCCCGACAAGGCGACCAGCGCCGGCATCTCGGGCCACATCTCGCTCGTAACGGACATCTTCCTGCGCCTGATCAAGATGATCATCGCGCTGCTGGTGTTTTCCACGCTGACCATCGGCATCGCCAACCTGGCGGACGGCAAGGCCGCCGGGCGCATCGGCGCCAAGGCATTCGCCTGGTTCGTGGTGGCCTCGCTGGTCTCGCTGGCGCTGGGCATGGCGCTGTCGAACGTGCTGCAGCTGGGCACCCAGCTCGGCTTGCCGCTGCCGCCCGTCGACGCCAGCACGGGCCTGAAGACCGCCGCCTTCACGCTGAAGGACTTCATCACGCACGTCGTGCCCAAGTCGCCGATCGAGGCGATGGCCAATAACGAGATCCTGCAGGTGCTGGTGTTCTCGATCTTCTTCGGTTCCGCCTTGGGCGCGCTGGGCGAATCGGGCAAGCGCCTGGTGGCCGTCGTGGACGAACTGGCGCAAGTCATGCTGCGCATGACGGGCGCCATCATGAACATGGCGCCGCTGGCCGTGTTCGCGGCCATGGCTTCCGTCGTCACCACCAACGGCCTTGGCATCCTCGTCACGTTCGCCAAGTTCATGGGCGGCTTCTACCTGGGCCTGTTCTGCCTGTGGCTGCTGCTGATCGGCGCCGGCTTCCTCGTGCTGGGACCGCGCGTGTTCCGCCTGGTGGGCCTGATCCGCGAGCCGTTCCTGCTGGCCTTCTCGACGGCCAGCTCCGAGGCCGCGTATCCGAAGCTGCTGCTCGCGCTCGACAAGTTCGGCGTGCAGCGCCGCATTTCCAGTTTCGTGCTGCCGATGGGCTACTCGTTCAACCTGGACGGCTCGATGATGTACTGCACGTTCGCCGTGCTGTTCATCGCCCAGGCCTACGGCATCGAGCTGTCAATGGGCACTTAGATCAGCATGCTGCTGCTGCTGATGCTGACGTCCAAAGGCATGGCGGGCGTCCCGCGCGCCTCGCTGGTGGTGATCGCCGCCACGCTGACCCAGTTCAACATCCCCGAAGCCGGCCTCTTGCTGCTGATGGGGGTCGACCAGTTCCTCGACATGGGCCGTTCGGCCACCAATGCCGTCGGCAATGCCGTCGCGACCGCCGTGGTCGCCAAGTGGGAAGGCGCCCTGGAGACACCCCAGGCGCACGAAGAGCAGCGCAACGTCCAGGCTGCATAAAAAAAGCATCAACGATTGACCTTAGGAGACCCGATGAAATACGTAATCACCGCGGCACTGGCACTGACCGCCGCGGCCGCTCAAGCACAATCCAATGTCCAGATCTACGGCGTCGCGGACGCCGGCCTGGTGGCCGAATACGGCACCCCGGCAGGCAACAGCACGGCAGTCGGCAGCGGCCTCGCTTCCGGCTCCCGGCTGGGCTTCAAGGGCACGGAGGACTTGGGCAATGGCTTGTCCGCCATCTTCGTGCTCGAAGGCGGCTACAACATCGACACCGGCGCCTCGGGCCAGGGCGGCCTGCGCTTCGGCCGCCAGGCCTTCGTCGGCCTGCGCGGCTCGTTCGGCAGCGTGACGGTCGGCCGCCAGTACTCGCCCTACTACCGCGCGATCCGCGACGTGGCCGATCCGTTCGAGGACGGCCTGGCCGGCCAGGCAACGAACGTCATGGCGGGCAACCACCGCATGGACAACACCGTCATCTACGCCACGCCGGAGCTGGCCGGCTGGTCGGCCGAGGTGGCATACGGTGCCGGCGAAACGACGGACCCGCTGGCGGCCGACAGCCACCGCAAGCGTGCCTTCAGCGGCGTATTGAGCTACACGAACGGCCCACTGGTCGTGAACCTGGGCCATCATCGCCGCGAGGATGCGCTGCTTCCCGACCACGTGCGCAACACCATCCTGGCCGCGCGCTATACGCTGGGCAGCGTGATGGGCCACGCCGCCATCGTCCGCAACCGCGGCCTGGGCGGCGAAGTCAGCCGCGACGCGCTGCTTGGCCTGACGTTCAAGAGCGGCCCGCACCGCGTGTGGCTGTCCGTCGTCCAGCACGACGACAAGTCGCCCGCGCAGCGCGATGCGCGCCAGTACGGCGCCGCCTACCTGTACGGCCTGTCGGCGCGCACCGACCTGTACGCCGCCTATGGCCACATCGACAACGACAACGGTGCCCCGTTCACGGTGGGCAACGCCACCGACAGCGGCAACGGCAACGCCGCGTTCAACCTCGGCATCCGGCACTGCTTCTGAGCGAGCCGGACGCGGGATTTGCTATAGTGGCCGCGATGCCAATCCCGCCCGACTCCCCTGCCCTGCGCGCGCATGACGCGCTTGCCGCCACGCCGTTCGCCACCCGCGCGCGGCGGCGGCGGCTCGCGCACATCGCCTGGTGGGCGGCGCTGGCCGGGGGTGTCGCGCTGGCGGGCGCCGCCTACCGCTGGACGGAACAGATCAACATCGAACGGCTGCGCGCCGCCGGGGCCCAGCGGCTCGAAGTGTATGCGGCCAGCCTGCAGAACCTGCTGGACAAGTACGACTTCCTGCCGCACATGCTGGAGCTGGACCGCAACGTGCTGGCCCTGCTGGAGCATCCGGAAGACGACAAGCGCCGTCTCGACGTCAATACCTACCTGGAACGCCTGTCGCGCCAGGCTGGCTCGCGCATCATCTACATCGTCGACCTGCAGGGGCGCACCCTGGCGGCCAGCAACTGGCGCCAGAAGGACAGCTTCGTGGGCGACGACATCCGCTTCCGGCCCTACCTGCAGAACGCGCTGAGCGGCCGCCCCAGCGGCTTCTATGGCGTGGGCACCACCAGCGGCGAGCCGGGATACTTCTATGCGCGCGGCGTCCATCGCGACGGCCGCATGCTGGGCGTGGCCGTCGTCAAGGTCAATATCGAGGAACAGGAACGGGGCTGGGTGCAAGGGGCGGACAAGGTGATGCTGGCGGACGCCAATGGCGTGCTGTTCCTGTCCTCGGCCCCGGCCTGGAAATACCATACGCTGCGCCCCCTGCCCGACAGCGTGCGGGCTCAGCTCGAACAAACGCGCCAGTACCACGGCCTGGCGCTGCCGTCGCTGCCGATCCGCGACGACGCGGCACACCTCGACGGCACGCGCGTGGTGACGATCGGCGCGGCCGGCGGGAGCGAGGCCCGCGGTTCGATCACGCCGCCGCTGCTGGTGCAGACCCGTTCGCTGGCGCCGCGCCAATGGACGTTCCTGTACCTGTCGGACCTGAGCCAGGCGCGCGCCAACGCCCGCGCCGCCGTGCTGTTCGCCTGCGTGGCGTATGGCTTCCTGTTGCTGCTGTTCCTGTACGTGCGCCAGCGCCTGCAGGCGAAGGAGCAGCTGCAGGCCGCCTACAACCAGCTCGAGCTGATGGTGGCCGAGCGCACGTCGCGCCTGGAACGCACGACGCAGCGCCTGATGGCCGAGGCCGAGGTGCGGCGCCAGGCCGAGCAGCAGCTGCACCGCACGCAGAACGAGCTGTACCAGGCCGGCAAGATGGCGGTGCTGGGCCAGATGTCGGCCAGCATCACGCATGAACTGAACCAGCCGCTGACGGCGCTGCGCACGATGTCCGACAACGCCGTGCTGCTGTTCGAGCGGGGCCGCATGGACGAAGCGCGCCAGAACCTGGCGAAGATTTCGCAGATCGTCGCGCGCATGGGCAGCATCACGGGCAAGCTGAAAAGCTTTGCGCGCAAGTCCAACGCGGAGCTGGGGCCCGTCTCGATCCACACGGCGATCTCGAACGCGCTGGTGCTGGTGGAGCGCCGCCTGCAACTGGACAAGGTGGCGTTCACGCTCGACATCAGCCAGGCCGACGTCTATGCGCTGTGCGACAGCAACCGGCTGGAACAGGTCCTGCTGAACCTGATGACTAACGCCCTGGATGCGTTGGCGACGCTGGAGCGCGGCGCGCCGCGCACGTTGACGGTCGGCGTGACGGAGACGGCGCAATCGGTACTGATCCGCGTGGCCGACAACGGCCCCGGGCTGACGGACGAAGCGCGCGAAAAGCTGTTCCAGCCCTTCTTCACGACCAAGCCGCAAGGCGAAGGCCTGGGCCTGGGACTGGCCATCTCGGAGCAGATCGTGCGCGATTTCGGTGGCAGCCTGCGCTCGGAGGAAACGACGACCGGGGCCTCGTTCGTCATCGAACTGCAGGCCGCGACAATGGAAAAACAGGATGGATGACATACAAGTAATACTGGTCGAGGACGACCCCGCCGTACGCGAAGGCAGCGCCCAGGCGCTGGACCTCGCGGGCTTCAACGTGCGCAGCTTCGACGCCGCCGAACCGGCCCGCGAGCTGCTGCACGCGGACAGCCGCTGCGTGATCGTCAGCGACGTCCGGCTGCCTGGCATCAGCGGGCTGGAATTGCTGGCGGCGGCGCATGGCGTCGATCCCGGCTTGCCGGTGATCCTGGTGACGGGCCATGGCGACATCGCGATGGCCGTGCAGGCGATGCACGACGGCGCCTACGACTTCATCGAGAAGCCCTACTCCTCCGACCAGCTGGCCGAAGTGGTGCGGCGCGCGGCCGACAAGCGGCGCCTGCAACTGGAGGTGCGCGAGCTGCGCCAGCGCCTGGCGCACAGCCAGGGCATCGACGCGGCGCTGCTGGGCAATACGCCGGCGATGCGCGAACTGCGCCGCACGATCCTGGCCGTGGCCAGCCAGCCGGCCGATGTGCTGATCTATGGCGAAACGGGCACGGGCAAGGAACTGGTGGCACGCTGCCTGCACGAGTTCAGTGAGCGCGCCCGGCGCCACTACGTGGCCGTCAACTGCGGCGCGATTCCGGAAACGATCTTCGAAAGCGAGTTGTTCGGCCACGAGGCTGGCGCGTTTACCGGCGCGGCCAAGCGCCAGGTGGGCAAGATCGAGCATGCGTCGGAAGGCACGCTGTTCCTGGACGAGATCGAGAGCCTGCCGCTGGCGATGCAGGTCAAGCTGCTGCGCGTGCTGCAGGAGCGCTACATCGAGCGGCTCGGCTCCGTGCAGCCCCTCCCCGTGGACG
This is a stretch of genomic DNA from Pseudoduganella chitinolytica. It encodes these proteins:
- a CDS encoding porin, which gives rise to MKYVITAALALTAAAAQAQSNVQIYGVADAGLVAEYGTPAGNSTAVGSGLASGSRLGFKGTEDLGNGLSAIFVLEGGYNIDTGASGQGGLRFGRQAFVGLRGSFGSVTVGRQYSPYYRAIRDVADPFEDGLAGQATNVMAGNHRMDNTVIYATPELAGWSAEVAYGAGETTDPLAADSHRKRAFSGVLSYTNGPLVVNLGHHRREDALLPDHVRNTILAARYTLGSVMGHAAIVRNRGLGGEVSRDALLGLTFKSGPHRVWLSVVQHDDKSPAQRDARQYGAAYLYGLSARTDLYAAYGHIDNDNGAPFTVGNATDSGNGNAAFNLGIRHCF
- a CDS encoding sensor histidine kinase; the encoded protein is MPIPPDSPALRAHDALAATPFATRARRRRLAHIAWWAALAGGVALAGAAYRWTEQINIERLRAAGAQRLEVYAASLQNLLDKYDFLPHMLELDRNVLALLEHPEDDKRRLDVNTYLERLSRQAGSRIIYIVDLQGRTLAASNWRQKDSFVGDDIRFRPYLQNALSGRPSGFYGVGTTSGEPGYFYARGVHRDGRMLGVAVVKVNIEEQERGWVQGADKVMLADANGVLFLSSAPAWKYHTLRPLPDSVRAQLEQTRQYHGLALPSLPIRDDAAHLDGTRVVTIGAAGGSEARGSITPPLLVQTRSLAPRQWTFLYLSDLSQARANARAAVLFACVAYGFLLLLFLYVRQRLQAKEQLQAAYNQLELMVAERTSRLERTTQRLMAEAEVRRQAEQQLHRTQNELYQAGKMAVLGQMSASITHELNQPLTALRTMSDNAVLLFERGRMDEARQNLAKISQIVARMGSITGKLKSFARKSNAELGPVSIHTAISNALVLVERRLQLDKVAFTLDISQADVYALCDSNRLEQVLLNLMTNALDALATLERGAPRTLTVGVTETAQSVLIRVADNGPGLTDEAREKLFQPFFTTKPQGEGLGLGLAISEQIVRDFGGSLRSEETTTGASFVIELQAATMEKQDG
- a CDS encoding sigma-54-dependent transcriptional regulator, giving the protein MDDIQVILVEDDPAVREGSAQALDLAGFNVRSFDAAEPARELLHADSRCVIVSDVRLPGISGLELLAAAHGVDPGLPVILVTGHGDIAMAVQAMHDGAYDFIEKPYSSDQLAEVVRRAADKRRLQLEVRELRQRLAHSQGIDAALLGNTPAMRELRRTILAVASQPADVLIYGETGTGKELVARCLHEFSERARRHYVAVNCGAIPETIFESELFGHEAGAFTGAAKRQVGKIEHASEGTLFLDEIESLPLAMQVKLLRVLQERYIERLGSVQPLPVDVRVVAASKADLRDLVDQGQFRADLYYRLNLIVLHIPPLRERRDDIPLLFEHFMLDAASRYRRDVPTVPPAHLQALLRHDWPGNVRELRNAADRYVLGLPGALPGVAGPAAATPATASLADQVGAFERSVIDAALRAAGGSVSSACTALGLPKQTLYHKMQKHGLTAEDYR